One Microcebus murinus isolate Inina chromosome 22, M.murinus_Inina_mat1.0, whole genome shotgun sequence DNA segment encodes these proteins:
- the LOC105877761 gene encoding mitotic-spindle organizing protein 2B isoform X1, which produces MAAAGAGPGPGAPPGLEATRQKLALRRKKVLSAEEMELYELAQAAGGAIDPDVFKILVDLLKLNVAPLAVFQMLKSMCAGQRLAGEPQDSAAVGLPAASASETRGRNKGSTTLSGVPGLAERSSREGPSQRMPRQPSATRLPKGGGPGKSPTRNSS; this is translated from the exons aTGGCGGCCGCGGGCGCCGGGCCTGGGCCGGGGGCGCCCCCGGGGCTGGAGGCGACGCGGCAGAAGCTCGCGCTGCGGCGCAAGAAGGTGCTGAGCGCCGAGGAAATGGAGCTGTACGAACTGGCGCAGGCGGCGGGCGGCGCCATCGACCCCGACGTGTTCAA GATCTTGGTGGACCTGCTCAAGCTGAACGTGGCCCCCCTTGCCGTGTTCCAGATGCTCAAGTCCATGTGCGCCGGGCAGAGGCTGGCGGGCGAGCCCCAGGACTCTGCGGCCGTCGGTCTGCCCGCGGCGAGCGCGTCTGAGACTCGAG GGAGAAACAAAGGCAGCACCACGCTCAGTGGAGTGCCAGGCCTGGCAGAACGCAGCAGCCGGGAAGGACCCAGCCAGAGGATGCCCCGCCAGCCCAGTGCCACCAGGCTGCCCAAGGGGGGTGGGCCTGGCAAGAGCCCCACCCGGAACAGCTCCTAG
- the LOC105877761 gene encoding mitotic-spindle organizing protein 2B isoform X2, producing the protein MTAWTRRPAGGGAVGAPGGAGRGARMAAAGAGPGPGAPPGLEATRQKLALRRKKVLSAEEMELYELAQAAGGAIDPDVFKILVDLLKLNVAPLAVFQMLKSMCAGQRLAGEPQDSAAVGLPAASASETREASFLSARGSSPPARPSLSLGPRPAASPVLLQGPAAAQSPLSPGPPGSLRFSCCLFSSFAGRNKGSTTLSGVPGLAERSSREGPSQRMPRQPSATRLPKGGGPGKSPTRNSS; encoded by the exons ATGACGGCGTGGACGCGGCGCCCGGCCGGCGGGGGCGCTGTGGGAGcgcccggcggggcggggcggggcgcgcggaTGGCGGCCGCGGGCGCCGGGCCTGGGCCGGGGGCGCCCCCGGGGCTGGAGGCGACGCGGCAGAAGCTCGCGCTGCGGCGCAAGAAGGTGCTGAGCGCCGAGGAAATGGAGCTGTACGAACTGGCGCAGGCGGCGGGCGGCGCCATCGACCCCGACGTGTTCAA GATCTTGGTGGACCTGCTCAAGCTGAACGTGGCCCCCCTTGCCGTGTTCCAGATGCTCAAGTCCATGTGCGCCGGGCAGAGGCTGGCGGGCGAGCCCCAGGACTCTGCGGCCGTCGGTCTGCCCGCGGCGAGCGCGTCTGAGACTCGAG AGGCCTCCTTTCTGTCTGCCAGGGGCAGTAGCCCCCCTGCAAGGCCCTCCCTTTCCTTGGGCCCACGGCCTGCGGCCTCTCCAGTTCTGCTCCAGGGCCCAGCTGCCGCGCAATCGCCTCTCTCTCCAGGGCCCCCTGGTTCCCTCCGCTTCTCTTGctgcctgttttcttctttcGCAG GGAGAAACAAAGGCAGCACCACGCTCAGTGGAGTGCCAGGCCTGGCAGAACGCAGCAGCCGGGAAGGACCCAGCCAGAGGATGCCCCGCCAGCCCAGTGCCACCAGGCTGCCCAAGGGGGGTGGGCCTGGCAAGAGCCCCACCCGGAACAGCTCCTAG
- the SMPD4 gene encoding sphingomyelin phosphodiesterase 4 isoform X2 has product MTTFRRRVSEWRFPSLRQAALWVPRWFAKVAILDAPLEAAMAFPHLQQPSFLLASLKADCINKPFAQRCQDLVKVIEDFPAKELHAVFPWLVESIFGSLDGILVGWNLRCLQGRLNPVEYSIAMEFLDPGGPMMKLVYKLQAEDYKFDFPVSYLPGPVKASIQECVLPDSPLYHNKVQFPPAGGLGLNLALNPFEYYTFFFALSLITQKPLPVSLHVRTSDCAYFILVDRYLSWFLPTEGSVPPPLSSSPGGASASPAPRTPAMSFASYGLHHTGLLKRHISHQTSVNADPASHEIWRSETLLQVFVEMWLHHYSLELYQKMQSPHAKESFTPTEEHVLVVRLLLKHLHAFANSLKPEQASPSAHSHATSPLEEFKRAAVPRFVQQKLYLFLQHCFGHWPLDASFRAVLEMWLSYLQPWRYAPEKQSQSSDSQPRCVLEKWAPFVQENLLMYTKLFVAFLNRALRTDLVSPKNALMVFRVAKVFAQPNLAEMIQKGEQLFLEPELGIPHRQHRLFTAPTLTGNFLSPWPPVVTDASFKVKSHVYSLEGQDCKYTPMFGPEVRTLVLRLAQLITQAKQTAKSISDQCVESPAGSSFLSWLGFSPVDTNCPYPANDLDEMGQDSIRKTDEYLEKALEYLRQIFRLSEAQLTQLSLALGTTQDENGKKQLPDCIVGEDGLILTPLGRYQIINGLRRFDIEYQGDSELQPIRSYEITWLVRALFQLSSAINRRFAGQMVALCSRNDFLGSFCRYHLTEPVLANRHLLSPVGRRHAASQARGPRLSLRFLGSYRTLLSLLLAFFVAYLFRVGPLLCTLLLVLGYILYAMAMTVLTERSKLHQL; this is encoded by the exons ATGACGACATTTCGGCGCCGGGTGTCCGAATGGCGGTTTCCATCCCTGAGGCAGGCAGCGCTGTGGGTCCCTCGG TGGTTTGCTAAGGTGGCCATTCTTGATGCTCCACTGGAGGCTGCTATGGCGTTCCCTCATCTGCAGCAACCCAGCTTCCTATTG gcCAGCCTGAAAGCTGACTGTATAAATAAGCCCTTTGCACAGCGGTGCCAAGACTTGGTTAAAGTCATTGAGGATTTCCCAGCAAAG GAGCTGCATGCCGTCTTCCCGTGGCTGGTGGAGAGCATTTTCGGCAGTCTGGATGGCATTCTCGTTGGCTGGAACCTCCGCTGCCTACAAGGACGGTTGAACCCTGTGGAGTATAGCATCGCCATGGAATTTCTAGATCCTGG tgGCCCAATGATGAAGTTGGTTTATAAACTTCAAGCTGAAGACTATAAGTTTGACTTTCCCGTCTCCTACCTGCCT GGCCCTGTAAAAGCATCCATCCAGGAATGCGTCCTCCCTGACAGCCCTCTGTACCACAACAAGGTCCAGTTTCCCCCAGCCGGAGGTCTTGGCCTGAACCTGGCCCTCA ATCCGTTCGAGTATTATACGTTCTTCTTTGCCCTGAGCCTTATCACTCAGAAG CCACTCCCTGTGTCCCTCCACGTCCGTACATCAGACTGTGCCTACTTCATCCTGGTGGACAGGTACCTGTCGTGGTTCCTGCCCACTGAAGGCAGCGTGCCCCCCCCACTTTCCTCCAGCCCAGGGGGGGCTAGCGCCTCACCAGCTCCCAG GACCCCAGCCATGTCCTTTGCTTCCTATGGCCTCCACCACACCGGCCTCCTGAAGCGACACATCTCCCATCAGACATCTGTGAATGCAGACCCTGCCTCCCATGAGATCTGGAGGTCAGAAACTCTGCTCCAG GTTTTTGTTGAAATGTGGCTTCATCATTATTCTTTGGAGTTGTACCAAAAAATGCAGTCCCCTCATGCCAAG GAGTCATTCACGCCCACCGAGGAGCACGTGCTGGTGGTGCGCCTGCTGCTGAAGCATCTACATGCCTTTGCCAACAGCCTGAAGCCAGAGCAGGCCTCTCCCTCCGCCCACTCTCACGCCACCAGCCCCCTGGAGGAGTTCAAACG ggctgCTGTCCCGAGGTTTGTCCAGCAGAAGCTCTACCTCTTCCTGCAGCACTGCTTCGGCCACTGGCCCCTGGATGCGTCGTTCAGAGCC GTCTTAGAGATGTGGCTGAGCTACCTGCAGCCGTGGAGGTATGCACCTGAGAAGCAGTCACAGAGCAGTGACTCCCAGCCCCGGTGTGTGTTGGAGAAATG GGCACCCTTTGTTCAGGAGAACCTGTTGATGTACACCAAGCTGTTTGTGGCCTTCCTGAACCGTGCACTCCGCACAGATCTGGTCAGCCCCAAGAACGCTCTCATGGTGTTCCGAGTAGCCAAAGTATTTGCCCAGCCCAACTTGGCTGAAATGATCCAGAAAG GTGAGCAGCTGTTCCTGGAGCCAGAGCTCGGCATCCCGCACCGCCAGCACCGACTCTTCACGGCTCCCACACTCACTGGCAACTTCCTGTCGCCCTGGCCGCCGGTGGTCACGGATGCCTCCTTCAAAGTGAAGAGCCACGTCTACAGCCTGGAGGGCCAGGACTGCAAGTACACTCCGATGTTTGGGCCTGAGGTCCGCACCCTG GTCCTTCGCCTCGCTCAGCTCATCACACAGGCCAAGCAGACTGCCAAATCCATCTCTGACCAGTGTGTGGAGAGCCCAGCTGGCTCTTCTTTCCTGTCATGGCTGGGCTTCAGCCCCGTTGACACCAACTGCCCCTACCCAGCCAATGACCTGGACGAGATGGGGCAGGACAGCATCCGGAAGACAGATGAGTACCTGGAGAAGGCCCTGGAGTACCTGCGCCAGATATTTCGG CTCAGCGAAGCCCAGCTCACGCAGCTCTCACTCGCCTTGGGGACCACTCAGGATGAGAATGGAAAGAAGCAGCTCCCAGACTGCATCGTGGGTGAGGATGGACTCATCCTCACACCCCTGGGCCGGTACCAG ATCATCAACGGGCTGCGAAGATTTGACATCGAGTACCAAGGGGATTCAGAGCTGCAGCCCATCCGGAGCTATGAGATCACCTGGTTGGTCCGTGCTCTCTTCCAGCTGTCGTCTGCCATCAACCGCaga TTTGCAGGTCAGATGGTAGCTCTGTGCTCCCGCAATGACTTCCTTGGCAGCTTTTGTCGCTACCACCTCACAGAGCCAGTGCTGGCCAACAGGCACCTGTTGAGTCCCGTGGGGCGGAGGCATGCAGCTAGCCAGGCCCGGGGCCCCAGGCTCAGCCTGCGCTTCCTGGGCAGCTACCGGACGCTGCTCTCACTCCTGCTGGCCTTCTTTGTGGCCTATCTGTTCCGGGTAGGGCCCCTGCTCTGCACCCTGCTCCTTGTCCTGGGCTACATCCTCTACGCCATGGCCATGACGGTGCTGACGGAGCGGAGCAAGCTGCATCAGCTCTGA
- the SMPD4 gene encoding sphingomyelin phosphodiesterase 4 isoform X1, translated as MTTFRRRVSEWRFPSLRQAALWVPRWFAKVAILDAPLEAAMAFPHLQQPSFLLASLKADCINKPFAQRCQDLVKVIEDFPAKELHAVFPWLVESIFGSLDGILVGWNLRCLQGRLNPVEYSIAMEFLDPGGPMMKLVYKLQAEDYKFDFPVSYLPGPVKASIQECVLPDSPLYHNKVQFPPAGGLGLNLALNPFEYYTFFFALSLITQKPLPVSLHVRTSDCAYFILVDRYLSWFLPTEGSVPPPLSSSPGGASASPAPRTPAMSFASYGLHHTGLLKRHISHQTSVNADPASHEIWRSETLLQVFVEMWLHHYSLELYQKMQSPHAKLEVLHYRLSVSSALHSPAQPSLQALHAYQESFTPTEEHVLVVRLLLKHLHAFANSLKPEQASPSAHSHATSPLEEFKRAAVPRFVQQKLYLFLQHCFGHWPLDASFRAVLEMWLSYLQPWRYAPEKQSQSSDSQPRCVLEKWAPFVQENLLMYTKLFVAFLNRALRTDLVSPKNALMVFRVAKVFAQPNLAEMIQKGEQLFLEPELGIPHRQHRLFTAPTLTGNFLSPWPPVVTDASFKVKSHVYSLEGQDCKYTPMFGPEVRTLVLRLAQLITQAKQTAKSISDQCVESPAGSSFLSWLGFSPVDTNCPYPANDLDEMGQDSIRKTDEYLEKALEYLRQIFRLSEAQLTQLSLALGTTQDENGKKQLPDCIVGEDGLILTPLGRYQIINGLRRFDIEYQGDSELQPIRSYEITWLVRALFQLSSAINRRFAGQMVALCSRNDFLGSFCRYHLTEPVLANRHLLSPVGRRHAASQARGPRLSLRFLGSYRTLLSLLLAFFVAYLFRVGPLLCTLLLVLGYILYAMAMTVLTERSKLHQL; from the exons ATGACGACATTTCGGCGCCGGGTGTCCGAATGGCGGTTTCCATCCCTGAGGCAGGCAGCGCTGTGGGTCCCTCGG TGGTTTGCTAAGGTGGCCATTCTTGATGCTCCACTGGAGGCTGCTATGGCGTTCCCTCATCTGCAGCAACCCAGCTTCCTATTG gcCAGCCTGAAAGCTGACTGTATAAATAAGCCCTTTGCACAGCGGTGCCAAGACTTGGTTAAAGTCATTGAGGATTTCCCAGCAAAG GAGCTGCATGCCGTCTTCCCGTGGCTGGTGGAGAGCATTTTCGGCAGTCTGGATGGCATTCTCGTTGGCTGGAACCTCCGCTGCCTACAAGGACGGTTGAACCCTGTGGAGTATAGCATCGCCATGGAATTTCTAGATCCTGG tgGCCCAATGATGAAGTTGGTTTATAAACTTCAAGCTGAAGACTATAAGTTTGACTTTCCCGTCTCCTACCTGCCT GGCCCTGTAAAAGCATCCATCCAGGAATGCGTCCTCCCTGACAGCCCTCTGTACCACAACAAGGTCCAGTTTCCCCCAGCCGGAGGTCTTGGCCTGAACCTGGCCCTCA ATCCGTTCGAGTATTATACGTTCTTCTTTGCCCTGAGCCTTATCACTCAGAAG CCACTCCCTGTGTCCCTCCACGTCCGTACATCAGACTGTGCCTACTTCATCCTGGTGGACAGGTACCTGTCGTGGTTCCTGCCCACTGAAGGCAGCGTGCCCCCCCCACTTTCCTCCAGCCCAGGGGGGGCTAGCGCCTCACCAGCTCCCAG GACCCCAGCCATGTCCTTTGCTTCCTATGGCCTCCACCACACCGGCCTCCTGAAGCGACACATCTCCCATCAGACATCTGTGAATGCAGACCCTGCCTCCCATGAGATCTGGAGGTCAGAAACTCTGCTCCAG GTTTTTGTTGAAATGTGGCTTCATCATTATTCTTTGGAGTTGTACCAAAAAATGCAGTCCCCTCATGCCAAG CTGGAGGTTCTGCACTACCGGCTCAGTGTCTCCAGCGCCCTCCACAGCCCTGCGCAGCCCAGCCTCCAGGCCCTCCACGCCTACCAA GAGTCATTCACGCCCACCGAGGAGCACGTGCTGGTGGTGCGCCTGCTGCTGAAGCATCTACATGCCTTTGCCAACAGCCTGAAGCCAGAGCAGGCCTCTCCCTCCGCCCACTCTCACGCCACCAGCCCCCTGGAGGAGTTCAAACG ggctgCTGTCCCGAGGTTTGTCCAGCAGAAGCTCTACCTCTTCCTGCAGCACTGCTTCGGCCACTGGCCCCTGGATGCGTCGTTCAGAGCC GTCTTAGAGATGTGGCTGAGCTACCTGCAGCCGTGGAGGTATGCACCTGAGAAGCAGTCACAGAGCAGTGACTCCCAGCCCCGGTGTGTGTTGGAGAAATG GGCACCCTTTGTTCAGGAGAACCTGTTGATGTACACCAAGCTGTTTGTGGCCTTCCTGAACCGTGCACTCCGCACAGATCTGGTCAGCCCCAAGAACGCTCTCATGGTGTTCCGAGTAGCCAAAGTATTTGCCCAGCCCAACTTGGCTGAAATGATCCAGAAAG GTGAGCAGCTGTTCCTGGAGCCAGAGCTCGGCATCCCGCACCGCCAGCACCGACTCTTCACGGCTCCCACACTCACTGGCAACTTCCTGTCGCCCTGGCCGCCGGTGGTCACGGATGCCTCCTTCAAAGTGAAGAGCCACGTCTACAGCCTGGAGGGCCAGGACTGCAAGTACACTCCGATGTTTGGGCCTGAGGTCCGCACCCTG GTCCTTCGCCTCGCTCAGCTCATCACACAGGCCAAGCAGACTGCCAAATCCATCTCTGACCAGTGTGTGGAGAGCCCAGCTGGCTCTTCTTTCCTGTCATGGCTGGGCTTCAGCCCCGTTGACACCAACTGCCCCTACCCAGCCAATGACCTGGACGAGATGGGGCAGGACAGCATCCGGAAGACAGATGAGTACCTGGAGAAGGCCCTGGAGTACCTGCGCCAGATATTTCGG CTCAGCGAAGCCCAGCTCACGCAGCTCTCACTCGCCTTGGGGACCACTCAGGATGAGAATGGAAAGAAGCAGCTCCCAGACTGCATCGTGGGTGAGGATGGACTCATCCTCACACCCCTGGGCCGGTACCAG ATCATCAACGGGCTGCGAAGATTTGACATCGAGTACCAAGGGGATTCAGAGCTGCAGCCCATCCGGAGCTATGAGATCACCTGGTTGGTCCGTGCTCTCTTCCAGCTGTCGTCTGCCATCAACCGCaga TTTGCAGGTCAGATGGTAGCTCTGTGCTCCCGCAATGACTTCCTTGGCAGCTTTTGTCGCTACCACCTCACAGAGCCAGTGCTGGCCAACAGGCACCTGTTGAGTCCCGTGGGGCGGAGGCATGCAGCTAGCCAGGCCCGGGGCCCCAGGCTCAGCCTGCGCTTCCTGGGCAGCTACCGGACGCTGCTCTCACTCCTGCTGGCCTTCTTTGTGGCCTATCTGTTCCGGGTAGGGCCCCTGCTCTGCACCCTGCTCCTTGTCCTGGGCTACATCCTCTACGCCATGGCCATGACGGTGCTGACGGAGCGGAGCAAGCTGCATCAGCTCTGA
- the SMPD4 gene encoding sphingomyelin phosphodiesterase 4 isoform X3, which translates to MTTFRRRVSEWRFPSLRQAALWVPRWFAKVAILDAPLEAAMAFPHLQQPSFLLASLKADCINKPFAQRCQDLVKVIEDFPAKELHAVFPWLVESIFGSLDGILVGWNLRCLQGRLNPVEYSIAMEFLDPGGPMMKLVYKLQAEDYKFDFPVSYLPGPVKASIQECVLPDSPLYHNKVQFPPAGGLGLNLALNPFEYYTFFFALSLITQKPLPVSLHVRTSDCAYFILVDRYLSWFLPTEGSVPPPLSSSPGGASASPAPRTPAMSFASYGLHHTGLLKRHISHQTSVNADPASHEIWRSETLLQESFTPTEEHVLVVRLLLKHLHAFANSLKPEQASPSAHSHATSPLEEFKRAAVPRFVQQKLYLFLQHCFGHWPLDASFRAVLEMWLSYLQPWRYAPEKQSQSSDSQPRCVLEKWAPFVQENLLMYTKLFVAFLNRALRTDLVSPKNALMVFRVAKVFAQPNLAEMIQKGEQLFLEPELGIPHRQHRLFTAPTLTGNFLSPWPPVVTDASFKVKSHVYSLEGQDCKYTPMFGPEVRTLVLRLAQLITQAKQTAKSISDQCVESPAGSSFLSWLGFSPVDTNCPYPANDLDEMGQDSIRKTDEYLEKALEYLRQIFRLSEAQLTQLSLALGTTQDENGKKQLPDCIVGEDGLILTPLGRYQIINGLRRFDIEYQGDSELQPIRSYEITWLVRALFQLSSAINRRFAGQMVALCSRNDFLGSFCRYHLTEPVLANRHLLSPVGRRHAASQARGPRLSLRFLGSYRTLLSLLLAFFVAYLFRVGPLLCTLLLVLGYILYAMAMTVLTERSKLHQL; encoded by the exons ATGACGACATTTCGGCGCCGGGTGTCCGAATGGCGGTTTCCATCCCTGAGGCAGGCAGCGCTGTGGGTCCCTCGG TGGTTTGCTAAGGTGGCCATTCTTGATGCTCCACTGGAGGCTGCTATGGCGTTCCCTCATCTGCAGCAACCCAGCTTCCTATTG gcCAGCCTGAAAGCTGACTGTATAAATAAGCCCTTTGCACAGCGGTGCCAAGACTTGGTTAAAGTCATTGAGGATTTCCCAGCAAAG GAGCTGCATGCCGTCTTCCCGTGGCTGGTGGAGAGCATTTTCGGCAGTCTGGATGGCATTCTCGTTGGCTGGAACCTCCGCTGCCTACAAGGACGGTTGAACCCTGTGGAGTATAGCATCGCCATGGAATTTCTAGATCCTGG tgGCCCAATGATGAAGTTGGTTTATAAACTTCAAGCTGAAGACTATAAGTTTGACTTTCCCGTCTCCTACCTGCCT GGCCCTGTAAAAGCATCCATCCAGGAATGCGTCCTCCCTGACAGCCCTCTGTACCACAACAAGGTCCAGTTTCCCCCAGCCGGAGGTCTTGGCCTGAACCTGGCCCTCA ATCCGTTCGAGTATTATACGTTCTTCTTTGCCCTGAGCCTTATCACTCAGAAG CCACTCCCTGTGTCCCTCCACGTCCGTACATCAGACTGTGCCTACTTCATCCTGGTGGACAGGTACCTGTCGTGGTTCCTGCCCACTGAAGGCAGCGTGCCCCCCCCACTTTCCTCCAGCCCAGGGGGGGCTAGCGCCTCACCAGCTCCCAG GACCCCAGCCATGTCCTTTGCTTCCTATGGCCTCCACCACACCGGCCTCCTGAAGCGACACATCTCCCATCAGACATCTGTGAATGCAGACCCTGCCTCCCATGAGATCTGGAGGTCAGAAACTCTGCTCCAG GAGTCATTCACGCCCACCGAGGAGCACGTGCTGGTGGTGCGCCTGCTGCTGAAGCATCTACATGCCTTTGCCAACAGCCTGAAGCCAGAGCAGGCCTCTCCCTCCGCCCACTCTCACGCCACCAGCCCCCTGGAGGAGTTCAAACG ggctgCTGTCCCGAGGTTTGTCCAGCAGAAGCTCTACCTCTTCCTGCAGCACTGCTTCGGCCACTGGCCCCTGGATGCGTCGTTCAGAGCC GTCTTAGAGATGTGGCTGAGCTACCTGCAGCCGTGGAGGTATGCACCTGAGAAGCAGTCACAGAGCAGTGACTCCCAGCCCCGGTGTGTGTTGGAGAAATG GGCACCCTTTGTTCAGGAGAACCTGTTGATGTACACCAAGCTGTTTGTGGCCTTCCTGAACCGTGCACTCCGCACAGATCTGGTCAGCCCCAAGAACGCTCTCATGGTGTTCCGAGTAGCCAAAGTATTTGCCCAGCCCAACTTGGCTGAAATGATCCAGAAAG GTGAGCAGCTGTTCCTGGAGCCAGAGCTCGGCATCCCGCACCGCCAGCACCGACTCTTCACGGCTCCCACACTCACTGGCAACTTCCTGTCGCCCTGGCCGCCGGTGGTCACGGATGCCTCCTTCAAAGTGAAGAGCCACGTCTACAGCCTGGAGGGCCAGGACTGCAAGTACACTCCGATGTTTGGGCCTGAGGTCCGCACCCTG GTCCTTCGCCTCGCTCAGCTCATCACACAGGCCAAGCAGACTGCCAAATCCATCTCTGACCAGTGTGTGGAGAGCCCAGCTGGCTCTTCTTTCCTGTCATGGCTGGGCTTCAGCCCCGTTGACACCAACTGCCCCTACCCAGCCAATGACCTGGACGAGATGGGGCAGGACAGCATCCGGAAGACAGATGAGTACCTGGAGAAGGCCCTGGAGTACCTGCGCCAGATATTTCGG CTCAGCGAAGCCCAGCTCACGCAGCTCTCACTCGCCTTGGGGACCACTCAGGATGAGAATGGAAAGAAGCAGCTCCCAGACTGCATCGTGGGTGAGGATGGACTCATCCTCACACCCCTGGGCCGGTACCAG ATCATCAACGGGCTGCGAAGATTTGACATCGAGTACCAAGGGGATTCAGAGCTGCAGCCCATCCGGAGCTATGAGATCACCTGGTTGGTCCGTGCTCTCTTCCAGCTGTCGTCTGCCATCAACCGCaga TTTGCAGGTCAGATGGTAGCTCTGTGCTCCCGCAATGACTTCCTTGGCAGCTTTTGTCGCTACCACCTCACAGAGCCAGTGCTGGCCAACAGGCACCTGTTGAGTCCCGTGGGGCGGAGGCATGCAGCTAGCCAGGCCCGGGGCCCCAGGCTCAGCCTGCGCTTCCTGGGCAGCTACCGGACGCTGCTCTCACTCCTGCTGGCCTTCTTTGTGGCCTATCTGTTCCGGGTAGGGCCCCTGCTCTGCACCCTGCTCCTTGTCCTGGGCTACATCCTCTACGCCATGGCCATGACGGTGCTGACGGAGCGGAGCAAGCTGCATCAGCTCTGA